From the genome of Pelomonas sp. SE-A7, one region includes:
- a CDS encoding LytTR family DNA-binding domain-containing protein, with the protein MERSLVLKVLLVDDEPLARMRLRGLVDACNEPKAEVVAEAGTASQAQHWLRDHACDLILLDVQMPGPDGLQLADTLRDRQLQGLPTPAVVFVTAHGEHALRAFELDAMDYLTKPVRRERLQAALARVAQRLGERAAAAQGRPGAETPDEGVIVVSDRGRMLRIPITEVLYLKAELKYLTLRTAQQSLVMDGSLSDYEQRLGDRFLRVHRNALVARSAVRELQKLAGMPGDEEAGEGTEGWAVRIAMVDEWLAVSRRQVSAVREALSSSS; encoded by the coding sequence ATGGAGAGAAGCCTGGTCCTCAAAGTCCTGCTGGTCGATGACGAGCCGCTGGCCCGCATGCGGCTGCGCGGCCTGGTCGATGCCTGCAACGAACCCAAGGCCGAGGTGGTGGCCGAGGCCGGCACGGCATCGCAGGCCCAGCATTGGCTGCGTGACCATGCCTGCGACCTGATCCTGCTCGACGTGCAGATGCCGGGCCCCGACGGCCTGCAACTGGCCGACACGTTGCGCGACCGCCAGCTGCAGGGCCTTCCCACGCCGGCCGTGGTCTTCGTCACCGCCCATGGCGAGCATGCACTGCGCGCCTTCGAGCTCGATGCCATGGACTACCTGACCAAGCCGGTGCGCCGCGAACGCCTGCAGGCCGCCCTGGCCCGCGTGGCCCAACGCCTGGGCGAGCGGGCCGCCGCCGCGCAGGGCCGGCCCGGCGCCGAGACGCCGGACGAAGGCGTGATCGTGGTCAGCGACCGGGGCCGCATGCTGCGCATCCCCATCACCGAGGTGCTGTACCTGAAGGCCGAGCTCAAGTACCTGACCCTGCGCACCGCCCAGCAAAGCCTGGTGATGGACGGCAGCCTGTCGGACTACGAGCAGCGCCTGGGTGATCGATTCCTGCGCGTGCACCGCAATGCCCTGGTGGCCAGGTCGGCGGTGCGCGAGCTGCAGAAGCTGGCCGGCATGCCGGGCGACGAAGAAGCCGGCGAAGGCACCGAGGGCTGGGCCGTGCGCATCGCCATGGTGGACGAATGGCTGGCCGTGTCGCGCCGCCAGGTGAGTGCGGTGCGCGAGGCGCTGTCTTCATCCTCTTGA
- a CDS encoding sensor histidine kinase — MPDSRDSLWSDTRSLSSMLGFAPTQPAPEVLTPLFDPERLFDVCHVGLVLRAVLGVQVLLGLGLALAAPGFARWVEMLASGTVVSLTGVLLWLLIVCALRRLLARLAEPLQWMGLGLLGAGCALLGWQFLSLASEEATPLFRLVSVGLSGAAAATMLLTWLKLRERSQRPAAALAQLVELQSRIRPHFLFNTLNSAIALVQIDPNKAEAMLEDLSELFRVALADSQTAVSLGEEIELARRYLDIEQMRFGERLRIRWQLDPAADRAKLPPLLLQPLVENAVRHGVEPNGEGGDLEIRTRAQGGEVLVEVVNSLGAPATTRGHGMALQNVRQRLRLMHDVAAKFEIQAEAGRYSVRISLPR; from the coding sequence ATGCCCGACTCCCGCGACAGCCTCTGGTCCGACACCCGCAGCCTCAGCAGCATGCTGGGCTTTGCGCCCACCCAGCCCGCACCCGAAGTCCTCACGCCACTGTTCGATCCCGAACGCCTGTTCGACGTCTGCCACGTCGGCCTGGTGCTGCGCGCCGTGCTGGGCGTGCAGGTGCTGCTGGGCCTGGGCCTGGCGCTGGCGGCGCCCGGCTTTGCGCGCTGGGTCGAGATGCTGGCCAGCGGCACGGTGGTCAGCCTGACCGGCGTGCTGCTGTGGCTGCTGATCGTCTGCGCCTTGCGCCGCCTGCTGGCCCGCCTCGCCGAGCCTCTGCAATGGATGGGCCTGGGACTGCTCGGCGCGGGCTGTGCGCTGCTGGGCTGGCAATTCCTCTCGCTGGCCAGCGAGGAGGCCACGCCGCTGTTCCGTCTGGTCAGCGTGGGCCTCAGCGGTGCTGCCGCGGCCACCATGCTGCTGACCTGGCTCAAACTGCGCGAGCGTTCGCAGCGGCCGGCCGCGGCACTGGCCCAGCTGGTGGAGCTGCAATCGCGCATCCGCCCGCATTTCCTGTTCAACACCTTGAACAGCGCCATCGCCCTGGTCCAGATCGACCCGAACAAGGCCGAGGCCATGCTGGAGGACCTGAGCGAGCTGTTCCGCGTGGCCCTGGCCGACAGCCAGACCGCGGTCAGCCTGGGCGAGGAGATCGAGCTGGCGCGACGCTACCTGGATATTGAGCAGATGCGCTTCGGCGAACGGCTGCGCATCCGCTGGCAGCTGGACCCGGCGGCCGACCGCGCCAAGCTGCCGCCCTTGCTGCTGCAGCCGCTGGTGGAGAACGCGGTACGCCACGGCGTGGAGCCCAATGGCGAAGGCGGGGACCTGGAGATCCGCACCCGGGCGCAAGGTGGCGAAGTGCTGGTCGAAGTGGTCAACAGCCTCGGCGCTCCGGCGACCACGCGGGGCCACGGCATGGCGCTGCAGAACGTGAGGCAGCGGCTGAGGCTGATGCATGACGTGGCCGCCAAGTTCGAGATCCAGGCCGAGGCGGGGCGCTACAGCGTCCGGATCAGCCTGCCGCGCTAG
- a CDS encoding sugar-transfer associated ATP-grasp domain-containing protein, whose amino-acid sequence MSSATNRLADRLNQLGEYRRFAQAAQRRVGKSPLRQAREILALREMGGQCGISDYYWYRLYDDGYQQGRGAADFLGWRLQQKFSLALNPRVASLPGFDKISFYKLAAGAGLPLAPVHACYYPGPALAEGLGQHLRSVDEVGRFLRDAVRYPLFVKPSFSQQGVGTQALKSYDKSTDSVLTMAGKTLAMDELLALVSRSADTRYHRPACGCLFQPMLESAPEIIEFNGWPAVCGARVVCLNEEAGVRLIRAIWKVAVRPNSVDNFSLGKYGNLVADIDLDSGRVSRMIGGMKPESEPLALHPQTGKSLDGFCLPRWAEVVAACRKVGPLFPLMHIQHWDVAFTADGPCILELNDLGATEFLQLHGHGLLTPQTRQFLRTHGDAAAQPWVQSL is encoded by the coding sequence ATGTCGAGCGCAACGAACCGGCTGGCAGATCGCCTCAACCAACTGGGCGAGTACCGGCGCTTCGCGCAGGCGGCGCAGCGCCGCGTTGGCAAGAGCCCGCTGCGCCAGGCACGCGAGATCCTGGCCCTGCGCGAGATGGGCGGCCAATGCGGCATCAGCGACTACTACTGGTACCGGCTCTATGACGATGGCTATCAACAGGGCCGCGGCGCCGCGGACTTCCTCGGCTGGCGGCTGCAGCAGAAGTTCAGTCTGGCGCTGAATCCGCGGGTCGCCTCGCTGCCTGGCTTCGACAAGATCTCGTTCTACAAGCTGGCGGCCGGGGCCGGCCTGCCGCTGGCGCCTGTCCATGCCTGCTACTACCCCGGGCCGGCGCTGGCCGAGGGCCTGGGCCAGCATCTGCGTTCGGTCGACGAGGTGGGCCGCTTCCTGCGCGATGCTGTGCGGTATCCGCTGTTCGTCAAGCCCAGCTTCTCGCAGCAGGGCGTCGGCACCCAGGCGTTGAAGTCCTACGACAAGAGCACCGACAGCGTGCTGACCATGGCCGGCAAGACCCTGGCGATGGACGAGCTGCTGGCCCTGGTGAGCCGCTCGGCCGATACCCGCTACCACCGGCCGGCCTGCGGCTGCCTGTTCCAACCGATGCTCGAGTCGGCGCCCGAGATCATCGAGTTCAACGGGTGGCCGGCGGTCTGCGGCGCGCGCGTGGTCTGCCTGAACGAGGAAGCGGGCGTGCGCCTGATCCGGGCCATTTGGAAGGTCGCGGTACGGCCCAACAGCGTGGACAACTTCAGTCTGGGCAAGTACGGCAACCTGGTGGCCGACATTGACCTGGACAGCGGCCGGGTCAGCCGCATGATCGGCGGCATGAAGCCGGAGTCCGAGCCGCTGGCCCTGCATCCGCAGACCGGAAAGTCGCTGGACGGCTTCTGCCTGCCGCGCTGGGCCGAGGTGGTCGCGGCCTGCCGGAAGGTCGGGCCGCTGTTCCCCTTGATGCACATCCAGCACTGGGATGTGGCGTTCACGGCCGACGGGCCTTGTATCCTTGAGCTCAACGACCTGGGAGCGACCGAGTTCCTGCAGCTGCATGGCCACGGCCTGCTGACGCCGCAGACGCGCCAGTTCCTCAGGACTCATGGGGATGCGGCGGCCCAGCCCTGGGTCCAGAGTCTCTAG
- a CDS encoding uroporphyrinogen-III synthase, with protein MRLVLTRPRPQCADWLARLAAQGVDAVALPLIAIEPGEDASAASRAWARLPEAALAMFVSPNAVEHFFAARPQQQDWPAATLAVTVGPGSAQALLQAGVPASLLRQPPADSESFDSEHLWPLLKDLDWQGRLALMLRGEGGRDWLAERLQERGARVEAFNIYRRSCPRLNADETQLLEQIGAEPVDHVWLFSSSEAIHNLATLGFRPSPQSLAIATHARIAETASRLGWPRVASARPDAAAVAQAWRSLLSR; from the coding sequence ATGCGCCTGGTGCTGACCCGGCCTCGGCCTCAATGTGCGGACTGGCTGGCGCGGCTGGCCGCACAGGGCGTCGATGCCGTGGCCCTGCCACTGATTGCCATCGAGCCGGGTGAGGATGCGAGCGCAGCCTCGAGGGCCTGGGCCCGTTTGCCTGAGGCGGCGCTGGCGATGTTCGTCAGCCCGAATGCCGTCGAGCATTTCTTTGCCGCCCGGCCACAGCAGCAGGACTGGCCGGCGGCGACTCTGGCTGTGACGGTTGGCCCAGGCAGCGCGCAGGCCCTGTTGCAGGCGGGTGTGCCGGCATCGCTGCTGCGTCAACCGCCGGCCGATTCGGAGAGCTTCGACTCCGAGCATCTCTGGCCCTTGCTCAAGGATCTCGACTGGCAGGGCCGGCTGGCCCTGATGCTGCGAGGCGAGGGCGGACGCGACTGGCTGGCCGAACGGCTGCAGGAGCGGGGTGCCCGGGTCGAGGCCTTCAATATCTATCGGCGCAGTTGTCCGCGCTTGAATGCCGACGAAACGCAGCTGCTTGAGCAGATAGGCGCCGAGCCGGTAGACCACGTCTGGCTGTTCAGCAGTTCGGAGGCGATCCACAACCTGGCGACGCTGGGATTCAGGCCTTCGCCGCAGAGCCTGGCCATTGCCACACATGCCCGAATTGCCGAGACCGCAAGCCGGCTCGGATGGCCTCGTGTCGCATCGGCGCGACCCGATGCCGCGGCTGTCGCCCAAGCCTGGCGCAGCCTGCTTTCCCGCTGA
- the ppc gene encoding phosphoenolpyruvate carboxylase, which produces MPAKPAASKPSAVPAKKSAADTKNQPLMDDIRLLGRILGEVIREQEGREAYELVERVRKLAVAFRLKRDAQAGKTFDKLLKGLSGEQTVSVIRAFSYFSHLANIAEDRHHVRRREVHERAGSLQAGSLAYAMEKLHEAGVRPNEIARTLQHGFISPVLTAHPTEVQRKSILDAERAIAELVGQRDSLYTERDKRDNENLIRARITQLWQTRMLRYSKLTVADEIENALSYYQATFLRQIPKLYAELEEALPGHELNSFLRMGHWIGGDRDGNPNVTATTLRHALKRQSEVALRHYLTELHELGAELSISARLARITPEMQRLAERSPDLNEHRMDEPYRRALTGMYARLAATLHELTGTEALRHAVAPQDPYLSPDELLGDLRILEASLRSHHAEALIAPRLKPLLRAIQVFGFHLATLDLRQSSDQHEAVIAELLAVAKVSPDYLALDEAARRELLVRLLCDARPLRVIQHGYSDKTQGELAIFEAAREALRRFGRESIRHYIISHTESVSDLLEVLLLCKEVGLLRGTLDDGAVSDLIVSPLFETIADLRLAPTIMREFYALPGIAALLQRSGGEQDIMLGYSDSNKDGGVFTSSWELYRAEIALVSLFDELKKKQSITLRLFHGRGGTVGRGGGPSYQAILAQPPGTVNGQIRLTEQGEVIASKYANPDIGRRNLETLVAATLEATLLHPTKGAPKSFHDAAQALSDASFKAYRGLVYDTKGFADYFFAATPIREIAELNIGSRPASRKATRAIEDLRAIPWGFSWGQSRIALPGWCGFGSGVENFLGKEAKARAANLALLKRMHKQWPFFSTLLSNLDMVLAKTDIGIAARYVELVEDKRLGKKIFEAVKREYELTQSVLALITGEGKRLAANPALARSIEHRFPYIDPLNHLQVELMRRYRAVPPEKRAEDPSMERVQRGIHLSINGIAAGLRNTG; this is translated from the coding sequence ATGCCTGCCAAGCCCGCCGCCTCCAAGCCCTCGGCCGTCCCGGCCAAGAAGTCCGCCGCCGATACCAAGAACCAGCCGCTGATGGACGACATCCGGCTCCTGGGCCGCATCCTCGGCGAGGTGATTCGCGAGCAGGAAGGCCGCGAGGCCTACGAGCTGGTCGAGCGGGTGCGCAAGCTGGCCGTGGCCTTCCGGCTCAAGCGCGATGCCCAGGCGGGCAAGACTTTCGACAAGCTGCTCAAGGGCCTGTCGGGCGAGCAGACGGTCAGCGTGATCCGCGCCTTCAGCTATTTCTCGCACCTGGCCAACATCGCCGAGGACCGCCACCACGTGCGCCGCCGCGAGGTCCACGAGCGTGCCGGCAGCCTGCAGGCCGGCTCGCTGGCCTATGCGATGGAGAAGCTGCACGAGGCCGGCGTGCGTCCCAACGAGATCGCCCGCACGCTGCAGCATGGCTTCATCTCGCCGGTGCTGACCGCCCACCCGACCGAGGTGCAGCGAAAAAGCATCCTCGACGCCGAGCGCGCCATCGCCGAGCTGGTGGGCCAGCGCGACAGCCTCTACACCGAGCGCGACAAGCGCGACAACGAGAACCTGATCCGCGCCCGCATCACCCAGCTCTGGCAGACGCGCATGCTGCGCTATTCCAAGCTGACCGTGGCCGACGAGATCGAGAACGCGCTGTCCTACTACCAGGCCACCTTTCTGCGCCAGATCCCCAAGCTCTACGCCGAACTGGAAGAAGCCCTGCCCGGCCACGAGCTGAACAGCTTTCTGCGAATGGGCCACTGGATTGGCGGCGACCGCGACGGCAATCCAAACGTCACCGCCACCACGCTTCGCCATGCGCTCAAGCGCCAGAGCGAGGTGGCGCTGCGCCACTACCTGACCGAGCTGCACGAGCTGGGCGCCGAGCTGTCGATCTCGGCCCGGCTGGCCCGCATCACGCCCGAAATGCAGAGGCTGGCTGAGCGCAGCCCGGACCTGAACGAACACCGCATGGACGAGCCCTACCGCCGTGCGCTGACCGGCATGTACGCCCGCCTGGCGGCCACGCTGCATGAGCTGACCGGCACCGAGGCGCTGCGCCATGCTGTGGCGCCGCAGGACCCTTACCTGTCGCCGGACGAGTTGCTGGGCGACCTGCGCATCCTCGAGGCCTCGCTGCGCAGCCACCATGCCGAGGCCCTGATCGCCCCGCGCCTGAAGCCGCTGCTGCGCGCCATCCAGGTGTTCGGCTTCCACCTCGCCACGCTGGACCTGCGCCAGAGCTCGGACCAGCACGAGGCCGTGATCGCCGAGCTGCTGGCCGTGGCCAAGGTCAGCCCCGATTACCTGGCACTCGATGAAGCGGCCCGCCGCGAGCTGCTGGTCCGCCTGCTTTGCGATGCACGGCCGCTGCGCGTGATCCAGCACGGCTATTCCGACAAGACGCAAGGCGAGCTCGCCATCTTCGAAGCCGCACGCGAGGCGCTCAGGCGCTTCGGCCGCGAGTCCATCCGCCACTACATCATTTCGCACACCGAGTCGGTCAGCGACCTGCTGGAAGTGCTGCTGCTGTGCAAGGAAGTGGGCCTCTTGCGCGGCACGCTGGACGATGGCGCCGTCTCCGACCTGATCGTCTCGCCGCTGTTCGAGACCATCGCCGACCTGCGCCTGGCGCCGACCATCATGCGCGAGTTCTATGCGCTGCCTGGCATCGCTGCACTGCTGCAGCGCTCGGGTGGTGAGCAGGACATCATGCTGGGCTACTCCGACTCCAACAAGGACGGCGGCGTGTTCACCAGCTCCTGGGAGCTGTACCGCGCCGAGATCGCCCTGGTCTCGCTGTTCGACGAGCTGAAGAAGAAGCAATCCATCACGCTGCGCCTGTTCCATGGCCGTGGCGGCACGGTGGGCCGCGGTGGCGGCCCCAGCTACCAGGCCATCCTGGCCCAGCCGCCGGGCACGGTGAACGGCCAGATCCGCCTGACCGAGCAAGGCGAGGTGATCGCCTCCAAGTACGCCAACCCCGACATCGGCCGGCGCAACCTGGAGACCCTGGTCGCCGCCACGCTGGAGGCCACGCTCTTGCATCCGACCAAGGGCGCGCCCAAGAGCTTCCACGACGCCGCGCAGGCGCTCAGCGACGCCAGTTTCAAGGCCTACCGCGGACTGGTCTACGACACCAAGGGCTTTGCCGACTACTTCTTCGCCGCCACGCCGATTCGCGAGATCGCCGAGCTGAACATCGGTTCGCGCCCGGCCTCGCGCAAGGCCACCCGGGCCATCGAAGACCTGCGTGCCATCCCCTGGGGCTTCAGCTGGGGCCAGTCGCGCATCGCCCTGCCCGGCTGGTGCGGCTTCGGCTCCGGCGTCGAGAACTTCCTGGGCAAGGAAGCCAAGGCCCGCGCCGCCAACCTGGCCCTGCTCAAGCGCATGCACAAGCAGTGGCCGTTCTTCAGCACCCTGCTGTCCAACCTGGACATGGTGCTGGCCAAGACCGACATAGGCATTGCCGCCCGCTACGTGGAACTGGTCGAGGACAAGCGCCTGGGCAAGAAGATCTTCGAGGCGGTGAAGCGCGAGTACGAGCTGACCCAGTCGGTGCTGGCCCTGATCACCGGCGAAGGCAAGCGCCTGGCCGCCAACCCGGCCCTGGCCCGCTCGATTGAGCACCGCTTCCCCTACATCGACCCGCTCAACCACCTGCAGGTCGAGCTGATGCGCCGCTATCGCGCCGTGCCGCCTGAGAAGCGCGCCGAGGACCCGAGCATGGAGCGGGTGCAGCGCGGCATCCATTTGTCGATCAACGGCATTGCGGCGGGGCTGCGCAATACCGGCTGA
- the hemC gene encoding hydroxymethylbilane synthase — MTDTVVIATRESRLALWQAEHVKALLEARGLAVSLLGMTTRGDQILDRTLSKVGGKGLFVKELEAALEEGRAQLAVHSLKDVPMELPEGFELAAILEREDPRDAFVSNDYASLAELPAGAVVGTSSLRRVVQVKAMRPDLKVEPVRGNLDTRLRKLDEGGYAAIVLAAAGLKRLGLGHRIRALFEVDQMIPCAGQGALGLELRADAGVLKQQLAALIDRPTWLATQAERAVSRALGGSCSMPLAAHARWQGDMLQLAVALGHPEQHELPLLKAQFEAVVADETSARALGQQAADALRAQGGQAYLAAAAAA; from the coding sequence ATGACCGATACCGTAGTGATCGCCACCCGGGAAAGCCGGCTGGCGTTGTGGCAGGCCGAGCATGTGAAGGCCCTGCTGGAAGCCCGCGGCCTGGCCGTGAGCCTGCTGGGCATGACGACGCGCGGCGACCAGATCCTGGACCGTACGCTGTCCAAGGTCGGTGGCAAGGGCCTGTTCGTCAAGGAGCTGGAAGCCGCGCTGGAAGAGGGCCGGGCCCAGCTGGCCGTGCACTCGCTGAAGGACGTGCCCATGGAGCTGCCCGAGGGCTTCGAGCTCGCGGCCATCCTGGAACGCGAGGATCCGCGCGACGCCTTCGTCTCCAACGACTACGCCAGCCTGGCCGAACTGCCGGCCGGCGCCGTGGTCGGCACCTCCAGCCTGCGCCGCGTCGTCCAGGTCAAGGCCATGCGGCCCGACCTGAAGGTGGAGCCGGTGCGCGGCAACCTCGACACCCGGCTGCGCAAGCTGGATGAGGGCGGTTACGCAGCCATCGTGCTGGCGGCTGCTGGCCTCAAGCGGCTGGGGCTGGGCCACAGGATCAGGGCCCTGTTCGAGGTCGACCAGATGATTCCCTGCGCCGGTCAGGGCGCGCTCGGCCTGGAACTGCGGGCCGATGCCGGCGTACTCAAGCAGCAGCTGGCGGCCCTCATCGACCGGCCGACCTGGCTGGCCACGCAGGCCGAACGTGCGGTTTCGCGGGCCCTGGGTGGCAGCTGCAGCATGCCGCTGGCCGCTCATGCCCGGTGGCAGGGCGACATGCTTCAGCTGGCGGTGGCGCTGGGCCATCCCGAGCAGCATGAGCTGCCCTTGCTCAAGGCGCAGTTCGAGGCCGTCGTCGCCGACGAGACCTCAGCTCGCGCGCTGGGCCAGCAAGCGGCCGACGCCTTGCGAGCCCAGGGCGGCCAGGCCTATCTCGCGGCCGCTGCCGCCGCCTGA